One Salmo trutta chromosome 12, fSalTru1.1, whole genome shotgun sequence genomic region harbors:
- the LOC115204388 gene encoding pyruvate dehydrogenase E1 component subunit alpha, mitochondrial isoform X1, producing the protein MGTRDGTCFALLKRAITGVKAASLVVASRSYADFTPEATFDIKKVDLHRLEEGPPLTATLTREEGLKYYRTMQTIRRMELKADQLYKQKIIRGFCHLYDGQEACAVGIEGGITLSDHLITAYRAHGYTLTRGGTIREIMAELTGRRGGIAKGKGGSMHMYTKNFYGGNGIVGAQVPLGAGVALACKYLGNDQLCVSLYGDGAANQGQIFETYNMSSLWKLPIIFICENNQYAMGTSVERSAASTEYYKRGDYIPGIRVDGMDVLCVREATKFAADHCRSGKGPILMELQTYRYHGHSMSDPGVSYRTREEIQEVRSKSDPISMLKDRMLSNNMASIEELKEIDIAVRKEIEDAAQFATTDPEPPLDDLCSHIFANDQPFEVRGATPWTKLTSTS; encoded by the exons ATGGGGACAAGAGATGGAACTTGTTTTGCGCTGTTGAAAAGAGCGATTACTGGGGTAAAG GCCGCCAGCCTGGTGGTGGCGTCACGCTCGTATGCTGATTTCACTCCTGAGGCCACCTTTGacataaag AAAGTTGACCTTCATCGCCTGGAGGAGGGCCCACCCCTGACAGCCACTCTGACCCGGGAGGAGGGGCTGAAGTATTACCGTACCATGCAGACCATAAGACGCATGGAGCTGAAGGCTGACCAGCTCTACAAGCAGAAGATCATCAGAGGCTTTTGTCACCTGTATGATGGCCAG GAAGCCTGTGCGGTTGGCATTGAGGGGGGTATCACCCTGTCAGATCACCTGATCACTGCATACCGTGCCCATGGGTACACCCTCACCAGGGGTGGGACTATCAGGGAGATCATGGCAGAGCTCACTG GTCGTAGAGGAGGCATTGCTAAGGGCAAGGGAGGCTCTATGCACATGTATACTAAAAACTTCTATGGAGGCAATGGCATTGTGGGAGCTCAG GTACCGCTGGGAGCCGGTGTAGCCCTGGCCTGCAAGTACCTGGGCAATGATCAGCTGTGTGTCAGTCTCTATGGTGATGGAGCAGCCAATCAG GGTCAGATCTTTGAGACATATAACATGTCATCTCTTTGGAAGTTACCCATCATTTTCATCTGTGAGAACAACCAATATGCCATGGGCACGTCAGTAGAGCGCTCTGCTGCGAGCACCGAATACTACAAGAGAGGAGACTACATTCCTGGCATTAGG GTGGATGGGATGGATGTCCTGTGTGTTAGAGAGGCCACCAAGTTTGCAGCTGATCACTGCCGATCTGGAAAG GGCCCTATCCTCATGGAGCTACAGACCTACCGTTACCATGGACACAGCATGAGCGATCCTGGGGTCAG CTACCGCACACGTGAGGAGATCCAGGAGGTCCGTAGTAAGAGCGATCCTATCTCCATGCTGAAGGACCGCATGCTCAGCAACAACATGGCCAGCATAGAGGAGCTCAAG GAGATTGACATCGCGGTGAGGAAGGAGATTGAAGATGCTGCACAGTTCGCCACCACAGACCCCGAGCCCCCTCTGGATGACCTGTGTAGCCACATCTTCGCCAACGATCAGCCCTTTGAAGTGCGTGGTGCCACCCCATGGACCAAGCTGACGTCGACCAGCTAA
- the LOC115204388 gene encoding pyruvate dehydrogenase E1 component subunit alpha, mitochondrial isoform X3, with protein MQKMLTIISNVLRGSARRNAASLVVASRSYADFTPEATFDIKKVDLHRLEEGPPLTATLTREEGLKYYRTMQTIRRMELKADQLYKQKIIRGFCHLYDGQEACAVGIEGGITLSDHLITAYRAHGYTLTRGGTIREIMAELTGRRGGIAKGKGGSMHMYTKNFYGGNGIVGAQVPLGAGVALACKYLGNDQLCVSLYGDGAANQGQIFETYNMSSLWKLPIIFICENNQYAMGTSVERSAASTEYYKRGDYIPGIRVDGMDVLCVREATKFAADHCRSGKGPILMELQTYRYHGHSMSDPGVSYRTREEIQEVRSKSDPISMLKDRMLSNNMASIEELKEIDIAVRKEIEDAAQFATTDPEPPLDDLCSHIFANDQPFEVRGATPWTKLTSTS; from the exons ATGCAAAAGATGTTGACAATAATCTCCAACGTGCTGAGAGGTAGCGCAAGAAGAAAT GCCGCCAGCCTGGTGGTGGCGTCACGCTCGTATGCTGATTTCACTCCTGAGGCCACCTTTGacataaag AAAGTTGACCTTCATCGCCTGGAGGAGGGCCCACCCCTGACAGCCACTCTGACCCGGGAGGAGGGGCTGAAGTATTACCGTACCATGCAGACCATAAGACGCATGGAGCTGAAGGCTGACCAGCTCTACAAGCAGAAGATCATCAGAGGCTTTTGTCACCTGTATGATGGCCAG GAAGCCTGTGCGGTTGGCATTGAGGGGGGTATCACCCTGTCAGATCACCTGATCACTGCATACCGTGCCCATGGGTACACCCTCACCAGGGGTGGGACTATCAGGGAGATCATGGCAGAGCTCACTG GTCGTAGAGGAGGCATTGCTAAGGGCAAGGGAGGCTCTATGCACATGTATACTAAAAACTTCTATGGAGGCAATGGCATTGTGGGAGCTCAG GTACCGCTGGGAGCCGGTGTAGCCCTGGCCTGCAAGTACCTGGGCAATGATCAGCTGTGTGTCAGTCTCTATGGTGATGGAGCAGCCAATCAG GGTCAGATCTTTGAGACATATAACATGTCATCTCTTTGGAAGTTACCCATCATTTTCATCTGTGAGAACAACCAATATGCCATGGGCACGTCAGTAGAGCGCTCTGCTGCGAGCACCGAATACTACAAGAGAGGAGACTACATTCCTGGCATTAGG GTGGATGGGATGGATGTCCTGTGTGTTAGAGAGGCCACCAAGTTTGCAGCTGATCACTGCCGATCTGGAAAG GGCCCTATCCTCATGGAGCTACAGACCTACCGTTACCATGGACACAGCATGAGCGATCCTGGGGTCAG CTACCGCACACGTGAGGAGATCCAGGAGGTCCGTAGTAAGAGCGATCCTATCTCCATGCTGAAGGACCGCATGCTCAGCAACAACATGGCCAGCATAGAGGAGCTCAAG GAGATTGACATCGCGGTGAGGAAGGAGATTGAAGATGCTGCACAGTTCGCCACCACAGACCCCGAGCCCCCTCTGGATGACCTGTGTAGCCACATCTTCGCCAACGATCAGCCCTTTGAAGTGCGTGGTGCCACCCCATGGACCAAGCTGACGTCGACCAGCTAA
- the LOC115204387 gene encoding ribosomal protein S6 kinase alpha-3 isoform X2 — translation MPLAQFGADPWQKMALENSENEIMDDSMGEDETVCSDEGSVNEINITNHVKEGSERADPRQFELRKVLGQGSFGKVFLVKKITGPDAGQLYAMKVLKKATLKVRDRVRTKMERDILVEVNHPFIVRLHYAFQTEGKLYLILDFLRGGDLFTRLSKEVMFTEEDVKFYLAELALALDHLHGLGIIYRDLKPENILLDEEGHIKLTDFGLSKESIDHENKAYSFCGTVEYMAPEVVNRRGHTLSADWWSYGVLMFEMLTGTLPFQGKDRKETMTMILKAKLGMPQFLSQDAQSLLRNLFKRNPGNRLGAGPDGVEEIKRHSLFSTIDWNKLFRRELHPPFKPASGRPDDTIYFDSEFTAKTPRDSPGCPPSANTNQLFRGFSFVAISDEESQPPQNININMSSVQQLHRNTAQFSDAYDVKEDIGVGSYSICKRCVQKSNSMDYAVKIISKAKRDPTEEVEILLRYGQHPNIITLKDVFDDGRSVYLVTELMKGGELLDKILRQKFFSEREASAVLHTITKTVEYLHAQGVVHRDLKPSNILYVDESGNPESIRICDFGFAKQLRAENGLLMTPCYTANFVAPEVLKKQGYDAACDIWSLGVLLYTMLTGFTPFANGPEDTPEEILARIGSGKFSLTGGYWNSVSAEAKDLVSKMLHVDPHQRLTAAQVLRHPWILHKDQLPMYQLNRQDAPHLVKGAMAATYSALNMHVPPVLDPVGRSSLAQRRGVKKLTSTAL, via the exons ATGCCCTTGGCACAGTTTGGAGCAGACCCATGGCAGAAAATGGCCTTGGAGAATTCGGAAAACGAG ATCATGGATGACTCAATGGGGGAGGATGAAACTGTATGTAGT GATGAGGGCTCAGTGAATGAGATCAATATCACAAATCATGTTAAAGAGGGCTCTGAAAGGGCTGATCCTAGGCAGTTTGAGCTCCGCAAGGTCCTGGGACAGGGATCCTTTGGGAAG GTGTTCCTTGTGAAGAAAATAACAGGGCCTGATGCTGGACAGCTGTATGCTATGAAGGTGCTGAAAAAGGCCACTTTGAAAG TGCGAGATAGGGTCCGTACCAAGATGGAGCGAGACATTCTGGTAGAGGTGAACCATCCTTTCATAGTCAGACTACACTACG CATTCCAGACAGAAGGGAAGCTGTACctgattctggacttcctccgaGGTGGAGATCTATTCACACGGCTGTCTAAAGAG GTGATGTTCACAGAGGAGGATGTGAAGTTCTACCTGGCAGAGCTGGCTCTGGCCCTGGACCATCTGCATGGCCTGGGAATCATCTACAGAGACCTTAAACCTGAGAA CATTCTGTTAGATGAGGAGGGCCATATCAAACTCACTG ACTTCGGCCTTAGTAAAGAGTCAATTGATCATGAGAACAAGGCCTACTCTTTCTGTGGAACAGTGGAGTACATGGCACCAGAGGTCGTGAACCGCCGAGGACACACCCTTAGCGCTGACTGGTGGTCCTATGGCGTGCTCATG TTTGAGATGCTGACTGGGACACTGCCTTTCCAAGGGAAGGACCGGAAGGAAACCATGACCATGATACTGAA GGCCAAGTTGGGAATGCCACAGTTCCTGAGCCAAGACGCCCAATCTCTCCTACGTAACCTTTTCAAACGCAACCCAGGCAACAGACTAG GTGCTGGTCCAGACGGAGTGGAAGAGATCAAGAGACATTCCTTATTTTCCACAATTGACTGGAAC AAATTATTCAGGAGAGAACTCCATCCCCCCTTCAAACCTGCGAGTGGCAGACCTGATGACACCATCTACTTTGACTCTGAATTCACTGCAAAAACTCCACGGG ACTCTCCTGGCTGTCCCCCGAGTGCCAACACCAACCAGCTGTTTAGAGGCTTCAGCTTTGTGGCTATCTCAGATGAGGAGAGTCAACCTCCACAGaacattaacatcaacatgtcCTCTGTACAG CAACTCCACAGAAACACAGCACAGTTTAGTGATGCCTACGATGTGAAGGAGGACATTGGTGTGGGCTCTTACTCCATATGCAAGCGCTGTGTTCAGAAGAGCAACAGTATGGATTATGCTGTAAAG ATCATCAGTAAGGCCAAGAGGGACCCCACAGAAGAGGTGGAGATTCTTCTGCGCTATGGACAGCACCCCAACATCATCACTCTCAAAGAT GTGTTTGACGATGGACGCTCAGTGTACCTGGTGACAGAGCTGATGAAAGGAGGAGAGCTACTGGATAAGATCCTCAGACAGAAGTTCTTCTCTGAGAGGGAGGCCAGTGCAGTTCTCCACACCATCACCAAAACTGTGGAGTACCTGCATGCACAGGGG GTTGTCCATAGAGATCTGAAGCCCAGTAACATACTGTACGTGGATGAGTCTGGAAACCCAGAGTCCATCCGAATCTGTGACTTTGGCTTCGCCAAACAGCTGAGAGCTGAAAACGGGCTCCTGATGACTCCCTGCTACACGGCCAACTTTGTCGCCCCTGAG GTCCTAAAGAAACAGGGCTATGATGCAGCCTGTGATATCTGGAGTCTAGGAGTGCTGCTCTATACAATGCTTACTGG GTTCACTCCTTTTGCCAATGGACCAGAGGATACTCCCGAAGAGATCTTGGCTCGGATCGGCAGTGGAAAGTTCTCTCTGACGGGCGGCTACTGGAATTCAGTCTCAGCAGAGGCCAAG GACCTAGTGTCCAAGATGCTGCATGTGGACCCCCACCAGAGGCTAACTGCTGCTCAGGTGCTGCGACACCCTTGGATATTACACAAGGACCAGTTGCCCATGTACCAGCTCAATAGACAGGATGCTCCTCATTTGGTCAAG GGTGCGATGGCAGCCACTTACTCTGCTCTGAACATGCATGTTCCCCCTGTGCTGGACCCTGTTGGGCGCTCCTCGTTAGCTCAACGAAGAGGAGTGAAGAAGTTGACCTCCACAGCCCTGTGA
- the LOC115204388 gene encoding pyruvate dehydrogenase E1 component subunit alpha, mitochondrial isoform X2 yields MQKMLTIISNVLRGSARRNGAQVVSEAASLVVASRSYADFTPEATFDIKKVDLHRLEEGPPLTATLTREEGLKYYRTMQTIRRMELKADQLYKQKIIRGFCHLYDGQEACAVGIEGGITLSDHLITAYRAHGYTLTRGGTIREIMAELTGRRGGIAKGKGGSMHMYTKNFYGGNGIVGAQVPLGAGVALACKYLGNDQLCVSLYGDGAANQGQIFETYNMSSLWKLPIIFICENNQYAMGTSVERSAASTEYYKRGDYIPGIRVDGMDVLCVREATKFAADHCRSGKGPILMELQTYRYHGHSMSDPGVSYRTREEIQEVRSKSDPISMLKDRMLSNNMASIEELKEIDIAVRKEIEDAAQFATTDPEPPLDDLCSHIFANDQPFEVRGATPWTKLTSTS; encoded by the exons ATGCAAAAGATGTTGACAATAATCTCCAACGTGCTGAGAGGTAGCGCAAGAAGAAAT GGAGCCCAGGTTGTGTCAGAG GCCGCCAGCCTGGTGGTGGCGTCACGCTCGTATGCTGATTTCACTCCTGAGGCCACCTTTGacataaag AAAGTTGACCTTCATCGCCTGGAGGAGGGCCCACCCCTGACAGCCACTCTGACCCGGGAGGAGGGGCTGAAGTATTACCGTACCATGCAGACCATAAGACGCATGGAGCTGAAGGCTGACCAGCTCTACAAGCAGAAGATCATCAGAGGCTTTTGTCACCTGTATGATGGCCAG GAAGCCTGTGCGGTTGGCATTGAGGGGGGTATCACCCTGTCAGATCACCTGATCACTGCATACCGTGCCCATGGGTACACCCTCACCAGGGGTGGGACTATCAGGGAGATCATGGCAGAGCTCACTG GTCGTAGAGGAGGCATTGCTAAGGGCAAGGGAGGCTCTATGCACATGTATACTAAAAACTTCTATGGAGGCAATGGCATTGTGGGAGCTCAG GTACCGCTGGGAGCCGGTGTAGCCCTGGCCTGCAAGTACCTGGGCAATGATCAGCTGTGTGTCAGTCTCTATGGTGATGGAGCAGCCAATCAG GGTCAGATCTTTGAGACATATAACATGTCATCTCTTTGGAAGTTACCCATCATTTTCATCTGTGAGAACAACCAATATGCCATGGGCACGTCAGTAGAGCGCTCTGCTGCGAGCACCGAATACTACAAGAGAGGAGACTACATTCCTGGCATTAGG GTGGATGGGATGGATGTCCTGTGTGTTAGAGAGGCCACCAAGTTTGCAGCTGATCACTGCCGATCTGGAAAG GGCCCTATCCTCATGGAGCTACAGACCTACCGTTACCATGGACACAGCATGAGCGATCCTGGGGTCAG CTACCGCACACGTGAGGAGATCCAGGAGGTCCGTAGTAAGAGCGATCCTATCTCCATGCTGAAGGACCGCATGCTCAGCAACAACATGGCCAGCATAGAGGAGCTCAAG GAGATTGACATCGCGGTGAGGAAGGAGATTGAAGATGCTGCACAGTTCGCCACCACAGACCCCGAGCCCCCTCTGGATGACCTGTGTAGCCACATCTTCGCCAACGATCAGCCCTTTGAAGTGCGTGGTGCCACCCCATGGACCAAGCTGACGTCGACCAGCTAA
- the LOC115204387 gene encoding ribosomal protein S6 kinase alpha-3 isoform X1 — protein MPLAQFGADPWQKMALENSENEIMDDSMGEDETVCSDEGSVNEINITNHVKEGSERADPRQFELRKVLGQGSFGKVFLVKKITGPDAGQLYAMKVLKKATLKVRDRVRTKMERDILVEVNHPFIVRLHYAFQTEGKLYLILDFLRGGDLFTRLSKESVYQVMFTEEDVKFYLAELALALDHLHGLGIIYRDLKPENILLDEEGHIKLTDFGLSKESIDHENKAYSFCGTVEYMAPEVVNRRGHTLSADWWSYGVLMFEMLTGTLPFQGKDRKETMTMILKAKLGMPQFLSQDAQSLLRNLFKRNPGNRLGAGPDGVEEIKRHSLFSTIDWNKLFRRELHPPFKPASGRPDDTIYFDSEFTAKTPRDSPGCPPSANTNQLFRGFSFVAISDEESQPPQNININMSSVQQLHRNTAQFSDAYDVKEDIGVGSYSICKRCVQKSNSMDYAVKIISKAKRDPTEEVEILLRYGQHPNIITLKDVFDDGRSVYLVTELMKGGELLDKILRQKFFSEREASAVLHTITKTVEYLHAQGVVHRDLKPSNILYVDESGNPESIRICDFGFAKQLRAENGLLMTPCYTANFVAPEVLKKQGYDAACDIWSLGVLLYTMLTGFTPFANGPEDTPEEILARIGSGKFSLTGGYWNSVSAEAKDLVSKMLHVDPHQRLTAAQVLRHPWILHKDQLPMYQLNRQDAPHLVKGAMAATYSALNMHVPPVLDPVGRSSLAQRRGVKKLTSTAL, from the exons ATGCCCTTGGCACAGTTTGGAGCAGACCCATGGCAGAAAATGGCCTTGGAGAATTCGGAAAACGAG ATCATGGATGACTCAATGGGGGAGGATGAAACTGTATGTAGT GATGAGGGCTCAGTGAATGAGATCAATATCACAAATCATGTTAAAGAGGGCTCTGAAAGGGCTGATCCTAGGCAGTTTGAGCTCCGCAAGGTCCTGGGACAGGGATCCTTTGGGAAG GTGTTCCTTGTGAAGAAAATAACAGGGCCTGATGCTGGACAGCTGTATGCTATGAAGGTGCTGAAAAAGGCCACTTTGAAAG TGCGAGATAGGGTCCGTACCAAGATGGAGCGAGACATTCTGGTAGAGGTGAACCATCCTTTCATAGTCAGACTACACTACG CATTCCAGACAGAAGGGAAGCTGTACctgattctggacttcctccgaGGTGGAGATCTATTCACACGGCTGTCTAAAGAG TCTGTCTACCAGGTGATGTTCACAGAGGAGGATGTGAAGTTCTACCTGGCAGAGCTGGCTCTGGCCCTGGACCATCTGCATGGCCTGGGAATCATCTACAGAGACCTTAAACCTGAGAA CATTCTGTTAGATGAGGAGGGCCATATCAAACTCACTG ACTTCGGCCTTAGTAAAGAGTCAATTGATCATGAGAACAAGGCCTACTCTTTCTGTGGAACAGTGGAGTACATGGCACCAGAGGTCGTGAACCGCCGAGGACACACCCTTAGCGCTGACTGGTGGTCCTATGGCGTGCTCATG TTTGAGATGCTGACTGGGACACTGCCTTTCCAAGGGAAGGACCGGAAGGAAACCATGACCATGATACTGAA GGCCAAGTTGGGAATGCCACAGTTCCTGAGCCAAGACGCCCAATCTCTCCTACGTAACCTTTTCAAACGCAACCCAGGCAACAGACTAG GTGCTGGTCCAGACGGAGTGGAAGAGATCAAGAGACATTCCTTATTTTCCACAATTGACTGGAAC AAATTATTCAGGAGAGAACTCCATCCCCCCTTCAAACCTGCGAGTGGCAGACCTGATGACACCATCTACTTTGACTCTGAATTCACTGCAAAAACTCCACGGG ACTCTCCTGGCTGTCCCCCGAGTGCCAACACCAACCAGCTGTTTAGAGGCTTCAGCTTTGTGGCTATCTCAGATGAGGAGAGTCAACCTCCACAGaacattaacatcaacatgtcCTCTGTACAG CAACTCCACAGAAACACAGCACAGTTTAGTGATGCCTACGATGTGAAGGAGGACATTGGTGTGGGCTCTTACTCCATATGCAAGCGCTGTGTTCAGAAGAGCAACAGTATGGATTATGCTGTAAAG ATCATCAGTAAGGCCAAGAGGGACCCCACAGAAGAGGTGGAGATTCTTCTGCGCTATGGACAGCACCCCAACATCATCACTCTCAAAGAT GTGTTTGACGATGGACGCTCAGTGTACCTGGTGACAGAGCTGATGAAAGGAGGAGAGCTACTGGATAAGATCCTCAGACAGAAGTTCTTCTCTGAGAGGGAGGCCAGTGCAGTTCTCCACACCATCACCAAAACTGTGGAGTACCTGCATGCACAGGGG GTTGTCCATAGAGATCTGAAGCCCAGTAACATACTGTACGTGGATGAGTCTGGAAACCCAGAGTCCATCCGAATCTGTGACTTTGGCTTCGCCAAACAGCTGAGAGCTGAAAACGGGCTCCTGATGACTCCCTGCTACACGGCCAACTTTGTCGCCCCTGAG GTCCTAAAGAAACAGGGCTATGATGCAGCCTGTGATATCTGGAGTCTAGGAGTGCTGCTCTATACAATGCTTACTGG GTTCACTCCTTTTGCCAATGGACCAGAGGATACTCCCGAAGAGATCTTGGCTCGGATCGGCAGTGGAAAGTTCTCTCTGACGGGCGGCTACTGGAATTCAGTCTCAGCAGAGGCCAAG GACCTAGTGTCCAAGATGCTGCATGTGGACCCCCACCAGAGGCTAACTGCTGCTCAGGTGCTGCGACACCCTTGGATATTACACAAGGACCAGTTGCCCATGTACCAGCTCAATAGACAGGATGCTCCTCATTTGGTCAAG GGTGCGATGGCAGCCACTTACTCTGCTCTGAACATGCATGTTCCCCCTGTGCTGGACCCTGTTGGGCGCTCCTCGTTAGCTCAACGAAGAGGAGTGAAGAAGTTGACCTCCACAGCCCTGTGA